One Pullulanibacillus sp. KACC 23026 DNA segment encodes these proteins:
- a CDS encoding DUF4158 domain-containing protein — protein sequence MEEIRKHFGFSNFTAKTYRVISRTIFPHALENGNAIYLIRLTLEELRKRKNNPSCNDSH from the coding sequence ATGGAGGAAATACGAAAACACTTTGGATTTTCTAATTTTACTGCTAAAACCTACCGTGTCATTTCTCGAACTATCTTTCCCCATGCCCTCGAAAATGGAAATGCTATCTATTTAATAAGGTTAACACTTGAGGAATTGAGAAAAAGAAAAAATAATCCCTCCTGCAATGACAGCCATTGA
- a CDS encoding FTR1 family protein: MIKKAVNVKSILIASAILIVLAVIIWQGIYFHGNPDPTAKNLSPFAATVNTAILVFREGLEAILVLSAIISGLVRKKQDTLWKPISLGAGASLIATIATWFIVVAIISAVNTSELNIQAFTGILAVIVLLIILNWFFHKVYWTGWIKLHNQKKQKITSSQGDMVQAATFWSLFILGLTSVYREGFEIVLFLQNLRLEVGSMIVLQGALIGFALTLIVGVLTFLAQKRLPHKKMLIATGILLVIVLAVMVGETVQEMQLAGWMSTTTIAHLDIPNWAQVWFCVFPTVETMTFQVLAVVYVLGSYFLQRYLTKRKAVKHNLIPTHQLSPSK, from the coding sequence ATGATTAAGAAAGCAGTGAATGTCAAAAGCATTCTAATAGCCTCTGCGATATTGATTGTTCTAGCTGTTATCATCTGGCAAGGCATCTATTTCCATGGAAATCCGGATCCTACCGCAAAGAATCTTTCACCCTTTGCTGCCACTGTAAATACAGCCATTCTTGTTTTTCGTGAAGGTTTGGAAGCCATCCTTGTTTTATCGGCCATTATTTCCGGCCTCGTCCGCAAAAAACAAGATACGCTCTGGAAGCCGATCTCCCTTGGTGCTGGTGCCTCCTTAATCGCAACAATCGCGACTTGGTTTATTGTCGTTGCCATCATATCAGCTGTTAATACCTCTGAGTTAAATATCCAGGCGTTCACAGGAATTTTGGCCGTTATTGTCCTTCTGATTATTTTAAATTGGTTCTTTCACAAGGTGTATTGGACCGGCTGGATCAAGCTTCACAACCAAAAGAAGCAGAAAATTACCTCTAGCCAAGGTGACATGGTTCAAGCCGCAACATTCTGGTCGCTGTTTATCTTAGGATTAACCTCCGTATATCGAGAAGGTTTTGAAATCGTCTTATTTCTTCAGAACTTGAGATTAGAAGTGGGGTCTATGATTGTTCTGCAAGGAGCACTCATCGGGTTTGCTTTAACTTTAATAGTTGGGGTGCTAACCTTTCTTGCACAGAAGCGGTTACCGCATAAGAAGATGCTGATTGCAACAGGCATTCTCTTAGTTATCGTTTTAGCAGTCATGGTCGGAGAAACTGTTCAAGAAATGCAATTAGCCGGTTGGATGAGTACGACAACCATTGCCCATCTCGACATTCCTAATTGGGCTCAAGTTTGGTTCTGTGTCTTCCCTACAGTTGAAACGATGACGTTCCAGGTACTCGCTGTCGTCTATGTTTTAGGGTCTTATTTCTTACAGCGCTACCTCACCAAAAGAAAAGCCGTCAAACACAATCTTATACCAACCCACCAATTAAGTCCGTCAAAATAA
- the spxA gene encoding transcriptional regulator SpxA, giving the protein MVTVYTTSSCASCRKAKAWFEEHHIDYIERNIVTSPLTVDEIKSILRLTEDGTNEIISTKSKTFQELDVSVESLPLSELYQLIINNPKLLRRPIIQDEKRLQVGYNEEDIRSFLPRSLRAFVYDDYQRAAN; this is encoded by the coding sequence ATGGTGACTGTCTATACAACTTCAAGTTGTGCCTCTTGTCGAAAAGCAAAAGCTTGGTTTGAAGAACATCATATCGACTATATTGAGAGAAATATTGTAACGAGTCCACTGACGGTTGATGAAATAAAATCGATTCTTCGCTTAACGGAAGATGGCACTAACGAGATCATTTCAACGAAGTCCAAAACCTTTCAGGAACTGGATGTATCAGTTGAGTCTCTGCCACTGAGTGAATTGTATCAATTAATCATTAACAACCCTAAATTGCTGCGCCGGCCAATCATTCAGGACGAAAAACGATTGCAGGTTGGCTATAACGAGGAGGACATTCGCAGTTTCTTACCTCGAAGCCTCCGTGCGTTTGTTTATGACGATTATCAAAGAGCTGCCAATTAA
- a CDS encoding Clp protease ClpB, producing MRSIIYPMSSLILGISLVVAALIVKDTFKQPVTKSKTTVQKPTPLSIPNPNLMTKEQLSVYLQISEKTIDKIISDDAAKKAELADESYDTYEFLPYLKIDGQERFLKSEVDLWLQYQNDHHDEDQETQ from the coding sequence ATGAGATCCATTATTTATCCAATGAGTTCCTTAATTTTGGGGATTTCTCTAGTCGTAGCGGCTCTGATTGTAAAGGATACTTTTAAGCAGCCTGTCACAAAATCAAAAACCACGGTTCAGAAACCAACCCCTTTGTCTATTCCTAATCCCAATCTCATGACTAAAGAACAATTGTCTGTGTATCTTCAAATAAGTGAAAAGACCATTGATAAAATCATTTCCGATGACGCCGCGAAGAAAGCTGAATTGGCCGACGAGAGCTATGATACCTATGAATTTCTCCCCTATTTAAAAATTGATGGACAGGAGAGATTCCTAAAATCAGAGGTGGACCTCTGGCTTCAATATCAAAATGATCATCATGATGAAGACCAAGAGACGCAATAA
- a CDS encoding Rrf2 family transcriptional regulator yields MNSDFTLAVHSLTYLALQSDRISTSDAISESAGVHPVRIRKVLSLLKKNGFIQSKEGIGGGFLLAKDLSDVNLWDVYKITSEGALQPKCPDSNERCIVGANMQSVLFSIFLGAEEHLGKYLQDYTIKDVIDLIYLNNSKSEF; encoded by the coding sequence ATGAATAGCGATTTTACACTTGCCGTTCACAGTTTAACTTATCTAGCCCTTCAATCAGATCGGATTTCAACAAGTGATGCTATTTCGGAAAGTGCCGGAGTCCACCCTGTACGCATTCGTAAAGTACTTAGTCTGTTGAAAAAGAATGGGTTTATTCAATCCAAAGAAGGAATTGGCGGCGGCTTTCTTTTGGCTAAAGATCTAAGTGACGTCAATCTTTGGGATGTCTATAAAATAACTTCTGAAGGAGCTCTGCAGCCCAAATGTCCTGACTCAAATGAACGATGTATTGTTGGGGCAAACATGCAAAGCGTCCTCTTTTCGATTTTCCTAGGTGCTGAAGAGCATTTAGGCAAGTATTTACAAGACTACACAATTAAAGATGTGATTGATCTTATTTATTTAAATAATAGTAAAAGTGAATTTTGA
- a CDS encoding BA3454 family stress response protein, with the protein MVEVFVTVNYKDKNYLTNVIVNKDLTWGTIKQIAEEQVKRQWEN; encoded by the coding sequence ATGGTCGAAGTATTTGTTACAGTGAATTATAAAGATAAAAACTATCTAACTAATGTGATTGTTAATAAGGATTTGACTTGGGGAACCATTAAACAAATCGCAGAAGAACAAGTCAAAAGACAGTGGGAAAATTAA
- a CDS encoding SNF2 helicase associated domain-containing protein: protein MNQQLTIKQIIEKCGTVAFKRGETFYRRNQVEVTVSTAGHWEAIVKGQEVFYVTVLLDENGDYLAQCSCPKLASVHQDCQHIAAVLMAIAGEKERQRQQGDQTVITQEFFTLFDGKGERPFAKQRHFETRKLLAAEVSCHAFTRTNEDNVFAMGLTIEGRPVTDLRTFLEELKEGKRVQLADGLWVDLQQHCFDQKISEVLELLLQMTKGTEKKKDVTSNLIMIPPLSWQPLIQLLQETRTARFVVKGTSFKELSVHDGPLPIEFKLIQLESSYRLEVNGVDKIHLFDSYQTAVCLGKLKLLEPEDSKRLGSLLHMFEATGDEPLNIPDDKIEYFKENVLFRLKKLGTVKVAERRQATKRSSSLVAKLYLDRIKNRLLAGLEFHYGHHVIQPLEDRELPADVLLMRDHQKEHQILQLMEEGQFAKTEGGYYLHHEELEFTFLTQVLPKLQKRVQVYATTAVKNRVSTNQFRPQLRVRVKKERTNWLEFKFEMKGISNEEVQDVLQALEEKRKFYRLRNDTLLSLETQEFEDIQKFLLKPQITRSELLDGLDLPLTSSLQLLDSVESEGIFQLEDSLTTFLENLRNPEKLTYEVPAKLDTILRPYQKQGFQWLKTLAEFGFGGILADDMGLGKTLQSIAFILSELKNLRETKRKVLIVSPSSLTYNWLRELQTFAPEINAVVIDGVQKERRRVIKESQDHEVWITSYPLLRRDNALYDKEMFHTVFFDEAQAFKNPLSQTARAVKRVQADHRFALTGTPLENALEELWSIFHVVFPDLLLGLKEFSTMSHKRIIKRIRPFMLRRVKKDVLDELPAKQSTLEAVELLPEQKKLYTAYLAKLRHDTLKHLDRETRHKNRIKILAGITRLRQICCHPGLFVDGYQGRSSKLAQLLKILEEAKHAGRRVLIFSQFTKMLNMIGRELDERGWRFFYLDGQTPNEERVETCQRFNDGERDLFLISLKAGGTGLNLTGADTVILYDTWWNPAVEEQATDRAHRMGQTRVVQVIKLIARGTIEEKMNDLQEKKRELIDEMIDSNVGDPASYLTDDDLKELLSV, encoded by the coding sequence ATGAACCAACAGCTGACGATAAAACAAATAATAGAAAAATGCGGGACGGTCGCCTTTAAAAGAGGAGAAACCTTTTATCGTCGCAATCAAGTCGAAGTGACGGTATCAACTGCCGGTCATTGGGAAGCGATTGTAAAGGGGCAGGAAGTGTTTTATGTGACGGTCCTTTTGGATGAAAACGGCGACTATCTGGCCCAGTGCAGCTGTCCGAAGCTCGCTTCTGTTCACCAAGATTGTCAGCATATTGCCGCAGTTTTAATGGCGATAGCTGGCGAAAAGGAAAGGCAAAGACAACAGGGAGATCAAACGGTTATCACTCAGGAATTTTTCACCTTGTTTGATGGAAAAGGCGAGCGGCCATTTGCGAAACAACGGCATTTTGAAACAAGAAAGCTATTAGCCGCCGAAGTGTCGTGTCATGCCTTCACTAGAACTAATGAGGACAATGTGTTTGCCATGGGGTTGACGATCGAAGGCCGCCCTGTTACGGACCTTCGTACTTTCCTTGAAGAGTTGAAAGAGGGCAAGCGGGTTCAACTTGCCGACGGCCTTTGGGTCGATCTCCAGCAGCACTGTTTTGATCAAAAAATAAGTGAGGTACTGGAGCTTCTTCTGCAAATGACTAAAGGGACTGAGAAGAAAAAGGACGTTACTTCAAATCTTATCATGATCCCCCCTTTATCATGGCAGCCGCTCATTCAACTTTTACAGGAGACACGAACTGCTCGCTTCGTAGTCAAGGGGACCTCTTTCAAGGAATTATCAGTACATGATGGGCCTCTCCCTATTGAGTTTAAATTAATTCAATTGGAATCCAGCTATCGATTAGAAGTGAACGGAGTTGATAAGATTCACCTGTTCGATTCTTATCAAACGGCTGTGTGTCTAGGAAAGCTTAAGCTGCTAGAACCAGAAGACAGTAAGAGGCTAGGATCTCTCCTTCATATGTTTGAAGCAACAGGAGACGAGCCTCTCAATATTCCCGATGACAAAATTGAGTATTTTAAAGAAAACGTTTTGTTCCGCCTAAAAAAACTTGGGACGGTGAAGGTGGCTGAACGCCGCCAAGCAACGAAGCGCTCCTCATCTTTAGTCGCAAAGCTTTATTTGGATCGGATTAAGAATCGCCTGTTGGCCGGGCTTGAATTTCATTATGGCCATCATGTCATTCAACCGTTAGAAGATCGCGAGCTTCCTGCAGACGTTTTGCTTATGAGAGACCATCAGAAAGAGCATCAAATCCTTCAGTTGATGGAAGAAGGCCAGTTTGCGAAAACGGAGGGCGGGTATTATTTGCATCATGAGGAACTCGAGTTTACCTTTCTGACTCAAGTATTACCTAAGCTTCAAAAACGGGTTCAGGTGTACGCGACAACAGCGGTAAAAAATCGTGTTTCAACCAATCAGTTCAGACCACAGCTGAGAGTGCGTGTCAAAAAAGAACGCACCAACTGGCTTGAGTTTAAGTTTGAAATGAAGGGCATTTCAAACGAAGAGGTTCAAGACGTGTTACAAGCTTTAGAGGAAAAACGGAAATTTTACCGGTTGCGAAATGATACGCTTCTGTCACTAGAAACTCAAGAATTTGAAGACATTCAAAAGTTTTTACTGAAACCGCAAATCACGAGAAGTGAGCTGCTAGATGGTCTCGATTTGCCCCTTACTTCGAGCCTCCAACTTTTGGATTCAGTGGAGTCAGAGGGGATTTTTCAGCTTGAAGACTCATTAACGACTTTTCTTGAAAACTTAAGAAACCCTGAGAAACTGACCTATGAGGTGCCGGCAAAATTAGATACGATTCTCCGCCCTTATCAAAAACAAGGCTTTCAGTGGCTGAAGACCTTGGCTGAATTTGGTTTCGGCGGAATTCTTGCCGATGACATGGGGCTGGGTAAGACGCTGCAAAGCATTGCGTTTATCCTATCTGAGTTAAAAAATCTTCGGGAAACCAAACGGAAAGTGCTCATCGTCTCCCCTTCCTCCTTAACCTATAACTGGCTGCGTGAGTTACAAACTTTTGCGCCTGAGATCAACGCGGTTGTCATCGATGGAGTGCAGAAAGAGAGAAGGCGAGTTATTAAAGAAAGTCAGGATCACGAGGTTTGGATCACCTCTTACCCGCTCCTTAGGAGAGATAATGCCTTGTATGATAAGGAAATGTTTCATACGGTCTTTTTTGATGAAGCGCAAGCCTTTAAGAACCCTCTTTCGCAAACCGCCCGGGCAGTTAAACGCGTTCAGGCCGATCATCGCTTTGCTTTAACGGGAACGCCGCTTGAAAATGCGTTGGAAGAACTTTGGTCGATTTTCCATGTTGTCTTTCCAGACCTTTTGCTTGGACTGAAAGAGTTTAGTACGATGTCCCATAAACGGATCATTAAACGCATTCGACCATTTATGCTTCGTCGTGTGAAGAAGGATGTTCTGGATGAACTTCCTGCCAAACAATCAACACTAGAAGCAGTCGAGCTTCTTCCCGAGCAAAAAAAGCTTTATACCGCTTACTTAGCTAAGCTGAGACATGATACTTTGAAACACTTGGATCGTGAAACACGGCATAAAAATCGGATAAAAATATTAGCTGGCATTACCCGGTTAAGACAAATTTGCTGCCATCCCGGTTTGTTTGTTGATGGGTATCAAGGCCGATCATCGAAGCTTGCGCAGTTGCTGAAAATTTTAGAAGAGGCCAAACACGCAGGGCGCCGTGTCCTTATATTTTCACAGTTTACAAAGATGCTGAACATGATAGGACGTGAGCTTGATGAGCGTGGCTGGCGATTTTTCTATCTCGACGGTCAAACACCGAATGAAGAGCGAGTGGAAACGTGTCAAAGATTTAATGACGGAGAACGAGACCTTTTCTTAATTTCATTAAAAGCAGGAGGGACCGGCCTTAATTTAACGGGGGCGGATACCGTCATTTTATACGACACTTGGTGGAATCCAGCCGTTGAAGAACAGGCAACGGACCGGGCTCATCGAATGGGCCAAACCCGAGTGGTCCAAGTGATTAAGCTAATTGCCCGGGGAACCATTGAAGAAAAGATGAATGACCTTCAGGAGAAAAAACGAGAACTGATCGATGAAATGATAGATTCAAATGTCGGTGATCCAGCCTCCTATTTGACCGATGACGATTTGAAGGAATTATTATCGGTTTAA
- a CDS encoding multidrug resistance efflux transporter family protein: protein MKAILLGLLASFFFAVTFVLNRIMSDGGGSWIWSASLRYFFMLPLLLIIVLVRRNIVPLFTEMNKHPWQWLLWSFVGFGLFYAPLCFAAAFSPAWLVAGTWQFTIIAGSLLVPFFYETVKTDQGLLKVRRNIPFKNMGMSLIILAGIIIMEVSQASKMPLRSLLLGIFPVLIATFAYPLGNRKMMALCEGRLDAYQRTLGMTIASLPLWVLLSLYQFIHVGLPSRGQTYQSLIVALFSGVIATVLFFTATDLAQDVQQLAIVEATQSGEVVFTWAGERLLIPGTAISAYGAIGLCFVVIGMVLHSLQSAFRKPARQSNECSKISQR from the coding sequence ATGAAGGCTATTTTATTAGGACTCTTAGCGTCCTTTTTCTTTGCTGTGACGTTTGTGCTTAATCGGATCATGAGTGATGGTGGAGGGAGTTGGATTTGGAGCGCGTCACTCCGCTATTTTTTCATGCTGCCGCTTTTATTGATCATTGTTTTGGTCAGAAGAAACATAGTCCCCTTATTTACTGAGATGAACAAACATCCATGGCAATGGCTGCTGTGGAGCTTTGTTGGCTTTGGCCTGTTTTATGCGCCGCTTTGCTTTGCGGCGGCTTTCAGTCCGGCCTGGCTTGTGGCAGGAACTTGGCAATTTACTATAATAGCCGGTTCTCTGTTAGTCCCTTTCTTTTATGAGACGGTCAAGACCGATCAAGGCTTGCTCAAAGTGCGGCGAAACATCCCTTTTAAGAATATGGGCATGTCCCTCATTATTTTAGCGGGAATAATAATTATGGAGGTTTCTCAAGCATCCAAAATGCCCTTAAGGTCGCTCCTTTTAGGTATATTTCCCGTTCTGATTGCTACTTTTGCTTATCCGCTTGGTAACCGAAAAATGATGGCGCTCTGTGAAGGACGGCTGGATGCTTATCAACGGACACTTGGGATGACGATTGCCAGCCTCCCATTATGGGTCCTTCTGTCTCTCTATCAGTTCATTCACGTAGGCTTGCCGAGTCGCGGTCAAACCTATCAATCTCTTATTGTTGCGCTTTTTTCTGGAGTGATCGCAACGGTTTTGTTTTTTACAGCCACCGATTTGGCCCAAGATGTTCAACAGTTAGCGATTGTTGAAGCAACTCAGTCTGGAGAAGTGGTATTTACATGGGCCGGCGAACGGCTGTTAATTCCTGGAACAGCGATTTCTGCATACGGGGCCATCGGGCTTTGTTTCGTTGTTATAGGAATGGTTCTGCACAGTCTGCAGTCAGCCTTTCGAAAACCAGCTAGACAGAGTAACGAATGTTCGAAAATATCTCAGAGGTAA
- a CDS encoding GNAT family N-acetyltransferase, with protein sequence MPVAAIHEGIRGLVGRFFEEHWGSPEMVISSGVFDCSQLDGYVWLNEAEEIVGLITYQIRGEELEIISLDSIEEGKGVGTALLKEVEKKARYSHCLRITLITTNDNLSALRFYQKRGYVLSQLLTNAVSKARERKPEIPLIGKDGIPIRDELRLEKFL encoded by the coding sequence ATGCCAGTAGCAGCCATTCACGAGGGAATAAGAGGTTTGGTCGGTCGGTTTTTTGAAGAGCATTGGGGCTCGCCTGAAATGGTGATTTCAAGCGGTGTCTTTGATTGCAGTCAGTTAGATGGCTATGTGTGGCTGAATGAGGCAGAAGAAATCGTGGGCCTCATCACCTATCAGATCAGAGGTGAGGAACTTGAAATTATATCGCTGGACAGCATTGAAGAAGGAAAAGGCGTCGGAACAGCCCTTCTTAAAGAAGTTGAAAAAAAAGCTCGATACAGTCACTGTCTTAGGATTACCCTAATCACAACCAATGATAATCTGTCGGCACTTAGATTCTACCAAAAACGTGGTTATGTGTTGAGCCAACTATTAACAAATGCGGTCAGCAAAGCAAGAGAACGAAAGCCTGAAATCCCGCTTATCGGCAAAGATGGAATACCGATTCGAGATGAGCTCCGGCTTGAAAAATTTTTATAA
- a CDS encoding transposase, producing the protein MRELTNLDEIHESFLHRKLEKIPLDLIKNLCLRSMEQVSFHHQKEIPFPKIGKLNLVDASEISLPKKAGEWAYVQKDKNSIKVHMSYCLINSQSAYPEKFILSTGAVSDKEGVDYLVIDKDTTYVFDRGYIKYKNFYIWVKEGYLFVARVNANSKVKVLDELPVPEKAVGILRDCEAEINVPKTCKLFAKLMGVALVFALHGD; encoded by the coding sequence GTGAGAGAACTCACAAATCTTGATGAAATTCATGAGTCTTTTTTACATAGAAAACTCGAAAAGATACCCTTAGATCTTATTAAAAACTTATGCTTAAGATCCATGGAACAAGTGAGTTTTCACCACCAAAAAGAGATTCCATTTCCTAAAATCGGAAAATTAAACCTAGTCGATGCAAGCGAGATTAGTCTACCTAAAAAAGCTGGAGAATGGGCGTACGTTCAAAAAGACAAGAACTCAATCAAAGTCCATATGAGTTATTGTTTAATCAATAGTCAAAGTGCCTATCCAGAGAAATTCATCCTTTCAACAGGGGCTGTATCGGATAAAGAAGGGGTGGACTATTTGGTGATCGATAAGGATACTACCTATGTCTTTGATCGAGGATACATCAAATATAAAAACTTTTACATATGGGTAAAAGAAGGCTATCTCTTTGTCGCTCGAGTCAATGCAAACTCCAAGGTGAAGGTTCTTGATGAGCTCCCTGTTCCAGAAAAGGCTGTTGGGATTTTAAGAGATTGTGAAGCCGAAATAAACGTTCCCAAAACCTGTAAGTTGTTTGCAAAGCTAATGGGTGTAGCGCTGGTTTTTGCGCTGCATGGAGACTAG
- a CDS encoding G1 family glutamic endopeptidase, which yields MGVFATVLAYGVIQSAPKAHAETVSNSPDVISSAHHKTNRADTYYVIPPKNFDPQNASDAELKTFGFPKRPKDSKQLLSWKESMKHAKKFVVPTFTNTNKVNAQYTYTSPNWSGYEQEEYSTHQFDDVESKWTVPSVSSSKSNTDSSAWVGIGGDSSLSSTWKLIQAGTEQDKGSSSTNYYFWHEELSYSAGNPEVKVTSIACRPGDNVLVSVSYSSGDVHYFLEDTTLNTYTQFTVTNKSAYYKGNSAEYIMERPEIGNSYSYLANYDFTSFWGARASYSGSSTMYTPGEWSSNGHILDKLNMNDGNLLTSTGTLYSKDFTNDAFGVTWQGYH from the coding sequence ATGGGGGTTTTTGCAACCGTATTGGCTTATGGTGTAATACAAAGTGCACCAAAAGCACATGCCGAGACAGTAAGCAACTCACCCGATGTAATTTCCAGTGCACACCATAAAACTAATAGAGCAGATACGTATTATGTTATTCCGCCAAAAAACTTTGATCCTCAAAATGCTAGTGATGCCGAACTTAAAACCTTTGGATTTCCTAAAAGGCCTAAAGATTCTAAACAGTTGTTATCATGGAAAGAAAGTATGAAGCACGCCAAAAAGTTTGTTGTACCAACGTTTACCAATACAAACAAAGTTAATGCTCAATACACTTATACATCTCCTAATTGGTCTGGATACGAACAAGAAGAGTACAGCACTCACCAATTTGATGATGTCGAATCTAAATGGACAGTTCCATCTGTTTCTAGTAGTAAAAGTAATACAGATTCGTCGGCATGGGTAGGTATAGGTGGTGACTCAAGTCTTAGTTCGACTTGGAAATTGATTCAAGCAGGAACAGAGCAGGATAAAGGTAGTTCCTCTACAAACTATTATTTTTGGCATGAGGAATTGAGCTATAGTGCTGGTAATCCTGAAGTTAAAGTTACCAGTATTGCATGTAGACCAGGAGATAATGTTCTTGTCTCAGTAAGTTATAGTTCGGGAGACGTTCACTATTTTCTTGAAGATACTACCCTTAATACTTATACTCAATTTACAGTCACAAATAAATCTGCTTATTACAAAGGAAATTCGGCTGAATATATTATGGAGAGACCTGAAATCGGTAATTCCTATAGTTACTTAGCAAATTATGATTTTACCTCTTTTTGGGGAGCTAGAGCCTCCTATTCTGGAAGTTCAACCATGTATACACCTGGTGAGTGGAGTTCAAACGGACATATTCTAGATAAGCTTAATATGAACGATGGAAATCTCTTAACGAGTACAGGCACTCTTTATAGTAAAGATTTCACTAATGATGCATTTGGAGTTACCTGGCAAGGCTATCATTAA
- a CDS encoding MFS transporter: MKAFAVFKNKTFTKMFIASFASRMGSVIGMSAFTLYLLHRFSTQPFYATLTEMMYSLPTLFLFFIVGVVADRLDRQRITINSDWIRAVLSFGLIGALWLGWIPTIFLILFLRESVSKFFVPAESAIVQGVLSKEHYQVAAGLNQMTNSLFNLFGSGLGIITYWTVGIQGAILVDAISFIVSALLITSCKLSKEARLPNGPHKVKDLNARFVLQDFKAGIRYIVSNKLLLSIVVGFILFGVVNGGFSVMPIYILKYKLAPTSYEAMTIWLGVVFGGGLLIGSVLATMVGTKIKMHWMISVGVLFSGVFTFLASLMTNLILFFTMIFLLSLVLPFINVAIGGWLPSIVSQTMMGRVQGCVDPLMMFSQTLTLGGIAIMFPAVLSINELFWVVGGCLVAVGLYYIIILPKQARKYDDSQQADDLLVKMAAITED, translated from the coding sequence ATGAAAGCATTTGCAGTCTTTAAAAATAAGACTTTTACAAAGATGTTCATTGCGTCTTTTGCCTCAAGAATGGGCAGTGTCATCGGCATGTCGGCGTTTACACTTTACCTGCTTCATCGTTTTAGTACGCAGCCTTTTTATGCGACTCTGACAGAAATGATGTATTCCCTCCCGACTTTATTTTTATTTTTTATAGTCGGGGTTGTAGCTGACCGCCTTGATCGTCAACGGATTACCATCAACAGTGATTGGATTCGTGCAGTCCTGTCCTTTGGGCTAATCGGTGCTTTATGGCTTGGGTGGATTCCCACCATCTTTTTAATCCTATTCTTACGGGAAAGCGTCTCTAAATTCTTTGTTCCCGCCGAATCCGCGATTGTGCAAGGGGTGCTTTCAAAAGAGCATTATCAAGTGGCAGCTGGATTAAACCAAATGACGAATAGTTTATTTAATTTATTTGGCAGCGGGCTTGGGATCATTACGTACTGGACAGTGGGCATCCAAGGAGCGATTTTAGTCGATGCGATCAGCTTTATTGTCTCAGCGCTTTTGATTACCTCATGTAAGCTATCTAAAGAAGCTAGATTACCCAATGGTCCCCATAAAGTTAAGGATCTCAATGCAAGGTTTGTTTTACAAGATTTTAAGGCGGGCATTCGTTATATCGTCTCTAACAAACTCTTGTTATCGATTGTTGTGGGGTTTATCCTTTTTGGGGTTGTAAACGGCGGTTTCAGTGTCATGCCGATTTATATTCTGAAGTATAAGCTCGCCCCAACTAGTTATGAGGCGATGACGATCTGGTTAGGTGTCGTCTTTGGAGGCGGCCTTCTTATCGGCAGTGTGCTGGCAACTATGGTCGGTACTAAAATAAAGATGCATTGGATGATTTCTGTTGGAGTCTTATTTTCAGGCGTCTTTACGTTTTTAGCCTCTTTGATGACGAATCTCATTCTTTTTTTTACGATGATTTTCCTCCTGTCATTGGTTCTGCCCTTTATAAATGTTGCGATCGGCGGCTGGTTGCCGAGTATTGTCAGCCAAACGATGATGGGAAGGGTGCAAGGCTGTGTGGATCCGCTCATGATGTTTTCACAGACGCTGACCCTCGGAGGAATTGCTATCATGTTCCCAGCTGTATTGTCAATAAATGAACTATTTTGGGTGGTCGGCGGCTGTCTCGTGGCGGTGGGACTCTATTACATTATTATACTGCCTAAACAAGCCAGGAAATATGATGACAGCCAGCAGGCAGATGACCTTTTGGTAAAGATGGCGGCGATAACAGAAGACTAA
- a CDS encoding VanZ family protein, with product MRLLFVTYIALTVSVTLLPLTIGMPVPRRFVYMKLNFIPILPIINEVKEIGTAYDGDVFFMIKLIVKNVIGNVILLMPLGFLAPLLWKKTNELLKMFLIGLVTSICIESLQFIEIVFGIGDLRAVDINDVICNSLGAVLGFGLLKLVLSKQTRGYIDENKNLER from the coding sequence TTGAGATTATTATTTGTGACTTACATAGCCTTAACCGTTTCAGTGACGCTCTTACCTTTAACGATAGGGATGCCTGTTCCAAGGCGGTTTGTTTACATGAAGCTTAATTTCATACCTATCCTTCCAATCATAAATGAGGTAAAAGAAATCGGTACAGCCTATGACGGCGATGTCTTTTTCATGATCAAACTCATTGTAAAAAATGTGATTGGGAATGTCATTCTGCTTATGCCCTTAGGATTTCTTGCTCCGTTATTGTGGAAAAAGACAAATGAGTTGCTTAAAATGTTTTTAATTGGTCTAGTAACCTCTATCTGTATTGAAAGTCTTCAGTTCATAGAAATTGTTTTTGGAATCGGTGACCTTCGCGCAGTCGATATTAATGATGTGATTTGTAATAGTCTGGGCGCGGTACTTGGCTTTGGCCTTTTAAAGCTTGTTTTATCAAAGCAGACAAGAGGATATATCGACGAAAACAAAAATTTAGAGAGGTGA